In one window of Paraflavitalea soli DNA:
- a CDS encoding outer membrane beta-barrel protein, which yields MKSFFTILCTMLFSVYALAQSNNKTISGQVKDIQNEPVPGATLRLVQAKDSATVQTKTARDNGRFEFSNLPNGVYLLVITATGTQKYTSAPLTLEADRTQLVLPAIILLPQKKANLKEVVVVAKKPLIEQDIDKTIVNVESMISASTSNTLEVLEKTPGITVDANGEISLQGSSGVNVLIDGRPTYMSGRDLAAYLRSLPGGMLDKIELMPNPPAKYDAAGGAVINIRLKKKRTEGYAGSLSLNYNQGKLARSYNSLNLNYLNRKVNLFGNFSYGRYADFNDDVSNRVFYGSSAQKSASVGLENYSTSGSNEFNGRIGMDYTVSSKTTLGFIVNGSARRRKEYVDYVSNSYSAGDVLDSIGWGGSDNTSNWRQLNGNINLQHKFDDAGRELTADINYINYNNKGDQVLQNFVSGSSGGQLRNQDFYYNLPSNIDIYTARADYSHPLKNKASLSGGVKTSFVENDNQSDYYAVMGGTHTPDYGRSNHFIYRENINALYVNGRKDWKRIGMQLGLRLENTQTKGRQLGNAVVPASTFTNDYTGLFSTVYVSYKLDSLGKHNLILNYSRRVNRPGYQQLNPFLFFVDQYSYSTGNPYLQPSYNNSVSLTYRYKQFFNGIFNVERATDGFFGASRVEDNILITRPENIATRQLIAVLLYFNTLPAKWWTLNFHIAGAQFSTKGQLYTENLDIVMYTWRTNLLSQFRFNKDWSAEFYGAYNAAINNWQRMVQPRYWVNAAIQKKILKGKGNLKINVEDIFRTMKWDEELKGLKQAQSHRVSFNDTRRVGISFSYSFGKETFTRKRKYNDNTADDVKERVQ from the coding sequence AGGCCAAAGACTCGGCTACAGTACAAACCAAAACGGCGCGGGACAATGGCCGCTTTGAATTTTCCAACCTGCCCAATGGAGTGTACCTGCTGGTGATCACGGCTACGGGAACACAAAAATATACCAGTGCGCCGCTTACGCTGGAAGCAGACCGCACGCAGCTGGTATTGCCCGCCATCATCCTATTACCACAAAAGAAAGCCAACCTGAAGGAAGTGGTAGTGGTGGCCAAAAAGCCGCTGATTGAACAAGACATTGACAAAACGATCGTAAACGTGGAATCCATGATCAGTGCCTCCACCAGCAATACGCTGGAAGTATTGGAAAAAACACCGGGCATCACGGTAGATGCTAACGGGGAGATCAGCCTGCAGGGCTCTTCGGGTGTGAATGTGTTGATCGACGGACGTCCTACTTATATGAGTGGCCGTGATCTGGCTGCCTATTTACGGTCTTTGCCCGGCGGTATGCTGGATAAAATAGAACTGATGCCCAATCCACCGGCCAAGTATGATGCGGCGGGCGGCGCAGTGATCAATATCCGTCTCAAAAAGAAAAGAACAGAAGGATATGCCGGCAGTTTGAGCCTCAACTATAACCAAGGCAAACTGGCCCGGAGTTACAATTCACTTAACCTGAATTATCTCAACCGGAAAGTGAACCTGTTTGGCAATTTCAGTTATGGCCGGTACGCCGATTTCAATGACGATGTAAGCAATCGTGTGTTTTACGGCAGCAGCGCCCAAAAAAGCGCCAGCGTTGGCCTGGAAAATTATTCAACTTCGGGGAGTAATGAATTCAATGGCCGGATAGGCATGGACTATACGGTATCTTCCAAAACTACGCTCGGGTTTATTGTGAATGGCAGCGCAAGGCGCCGGAAGGAATACGTGGATTATGTAAGCAATAGTTATAGTGCGGGAGATGTGTTGGATTCTATTGGCTGGGGCGGTAGTGATAATACCAGTAACTGGCGTCAACTGAACGGCAATATCAACCTGCAACATAAATTTGACGATGCGGGCAGGGAGCTGACGGCGGATATCAATTATATCAACTACAATAATAAAGGGGACCAGGTGTTGCAGAATTTTGTAAGCGGTTCATCGGGCGGACAACTCCGCAACCAGGATTTTTACTATAACCTGCCCTCCAATATTGATATCTATACAGCGCGGGCTGATTATTCGCACCCATTGAAAAATAAGGCCAGCCTTTCAGGCGGGGTGAAGACCAGCTTTGTGGAGAATGACAATCAATCGGATTATTATGCAGTGATGGGTGGCACGCATACACCAGACTATGGCCGGTCGAACCATTTTATTTACCGGGAGAATATCAATGCGCTGTATGTGAATGGACGAAAGGACTGGAAAAGGATCGGCATGCAGCTGGGCCTTCGGCTGGAGAATACGCAAACGAAGGGACGCCAGTTGGGGAATGCGGTAGTACCGGCCAGTACCTTTACGAATGATTACACGGGATTATTTTCCACAGTGTATGTCAGCTATAAGCTGGACAGCCTGGGCAAGCACAATCTAATCTTAAACTACTCCCGCAGGGTGAACAGGCCCGGATACCAGCAACTGAATCCATTCCTGTTCTTTGTAGACCAGTATTCTTACAGCACGGGGAACCCCTACCTGCAACCCTCGTACAACAACAGTGTGTCGCTGACTTACCGGTACAAACAATTCTTTAATGGGATCTTCAATGTAGAGCGTGCCACGGATGGATTTTTCGGCGCCTCCAGGGTGGAAGACAATATCCTGATCACACGCCCGGAAAATATAGCCACCCGGCAATTGATCGCGGTACTTTTGTATTTCAACACGCTGCCTGCCAAATGGTGGACGCTCAACTTCCATATTGCAGGTGCACAGTTCTCCACAAAGGGACAACTGTACACGGAAAACCTGGACATCGTGATGTATACGTGGCGTACGAACCTGTTGAGCCAGTTCAGGTTTAACAAAGATTGGAGTGCCGAATTCTACGGGGCTTATAATGCGGCTATCAATAACTGGCAGCGGATGGTGCAACCCCGGTACTGGGTGAATGCAGCTATCCAAAAGAAAATATTGAAGGGCAAGGGTAATCTGAAGATCAATGTGGAAGATATTTTCCGTACGATGAAATGGGATGAAGAATTGAAGGGATTGAAGCAAGCGCAATCGCACCGCGTAAGTTTCAATGATACACGCCGGGTAGGTATCTCTTTCAGTTATAGTTTCGGTAAAGAAACGTTTACACGCAAGCGGAAGTACAATGATAATACGGCTGATGATGTGAAGGAAAGGGTGCAGTAA